The genomic region TGGACAAGGGCGGCTGGGTGGAGCTGGTGATGGTCAGGTGAGCGCGACCAGCCGCCGCACCACCTCAGCCACCGGCGCGCTGGTGTCGATCTCCAGGGTCGCCGACTCCCGGAGCAGCGGCTCGACCAGCTCCAGGTTGGCCAGGATCGCGGCCCGCTCGGCCGGGTCCTTGCCGTAGGGGTTGTCCACGCGCGCCGCGATCCGCGCCAGCAGCACCTCCGCCGGTGCGCTGAGCAGCACGACGTGGTCGAACAGCGGGTAGAAGTCGACCTGGTTGGTCTTGCAACCGGCCACGAAGAGGCTGCCCTCTCCGTGGCCGGTCAGCAGGTCGGTGATGGCCTGCTCGCGCCAGATCCAGTCCGGCTCGCCCTCGGCGTCGGTGACCCAGTGGCTCCACTCGTCGGTGTCGGTGTCGACCACCCGGTGCCCGAGCTCGGCGAGTGCGGACAGGGTGGTCGACTTGCCGGTGCCGGACATGCCGGTGAGCAGAACCCTGGTCACCTGGTCAACCTAGGGCAGCCCCCACTGCGGCGCGGCGGCGTTGGCCGGGACGTCGCGCGGGCGCAGGTCGGGGTGGTGGCCGCGGCGGGTCACCACCGCGGTCTGGCCCCGGCGCAGCGTGACCGAGATCCGGCCGGGGCCGGTCTGCCGCCAGCGCAGCGGCAGGCCCAGCTCGGAGCGGACCTGGATCTCGTCGGGGATGCCGTGTTCCAGCTCAAGGGGTTCGCCCGCCTCGCTGTGCACCCGGACCCACTCGGTGGCCCCGTCCCGCCGGGAGGCGTCCACCACGAACGCGCCCTGGGCGCGCAGGCCGTCGATGGCGGCCTCCCGCCAGGTCGAGGGCACCGCGGGGAAGACCTTGACCACGCCGCCACCGCTGTCCAGCAACAGGTGCAGCACCGACTCGGCCGCCGACAGCGGGCTTTCCAGCGCGAGGTTGTTGCCCTCCACGTACATCGTGTTCGGCGTCAGCTTGGCGATGCCGATCACGTTGCCGTCCAGCAGGTGCCGGATGTGGCCGAGCGCGGTGTCCGCCTCACCCATCAGCGCGCACATCATCGCCGCCGCCGGGTAGCTGTACCCGGCCCAGGCGGAGCGGTCCTTGCTCCACTGGTCGTAGGTGCGGCGGATCAGGTCGCGGTCGCCGGTCTCCCAGTTGACCTCGCGCAAGGGGTGGAACCAGAGCATGTGCGAGAAGTGCCGGTGCGAGCCGTGCAGGGTCACGTTCTCGCCGATCAGCACGCCCTGCTCGTTGCGGTGGTAGGGCACCAGCTTGGCCAGCACCTCCCGCCAGCGCGGGGCCAGCGGGTCGTCGATGCGCAGCTCGGTGGTGGTGTCCAGGAGGGTGCGGGCGGCCCAGCGGATCAGGGACAGGTCGTAGGTGGCGTCCACCGCGTCGGCGAACTCCGGCGAGCGGGTCAGCGGCAGGTGCAGCAGGCCGTCCGCGCCCGGCTTGAGGAAGTGCAGGTAGAAGTTGAGCGCCTTGCGCAGCAACGGGTACAGCACGTCCCGCTGGATCCGGCGGTCCATGCTGTGCCGGTAGCTGAGCCAGACGTTGTGCAGGCCCCAGATCAGGTTGCCGGTCTGGTCGGTCTTGGTGGAGGTGCCGGGGCGGCCGACGGTGGCGTTGCCCGGGATCTGCGCGCCGAGCTTCGGTCCGCCGGAGCGCAGGGTGCGGTCGCCGGGGTGGGCCAGCGCGTAGGTCTGGCCGTCGCGCAGTTCCGGCGGCACCGAGAACTCGAGGTTCTTGTGGTGCTTGCGGAAGGTCTGCGTCACCGCGTCCAGCTCGGGGTGGTTGGCGATGCCGGCGAACGGATAGGTGATCTGCACGTTGAGGTTCCACCACACCGCGGTCCAGCTGCCGCCGCCCTCGGGGAACCACGGGCCCCACTCGCTGGTGACCGGCGCGTTCTCCCTGGTGGCGCAGGCCATCTTGTACAGCTGGATCCAGTAGAAGCGCTGCACCCACTTGTCCGGCACCGAGACCAGGCTCCTGGAGTGGAACCGGTGCCACCACGCGCGATGGGCGAAGACCAGCGGGTCCAGTCCGGCCAGCTGGGCGTGCCGGACCGCGGTGACCGCGTCCCCGGTGGAGGTGGACTGTGGAAACCCGTAGGCCACGGTGGCCGCCAGCAGCCGCCTGGTGCCGATACGCTTCTCCTGCCAGGCGGTGGTGTAGCCACCCCCTGCGTGCAGTGGTTGCTCCACATAGGACACTCCGGCCGAGCTGCCGGTGCGCGGGTCCGGGTTGGCGGTGTAGTCCGGTGGGATCCGGATCTGGCGGGTGGTCTTGGACGGCATCGCGGTGAAGCCCCACGCGGCCGCCTCCTCACCGGCGTTCGGGCTCAGCGAGACCAGCAGCACGCCCCGGTCGTTGTGCACCAGCGCGCGGAAGCTCAGGCTGCCCGCGGTGGTGGTGACCGTGCCGGAGAGCTCGGCGTCCCACAGGTCCAGCTGCCAGTCGACCGCGGTGACGGTGCCGGCCAGGGTGAGGGTCAGGTAGCCGATCGGCAGCCGGGACAGGCCGACCGCGGCCTCCCACTGGGGCCGCTGGTCCTGCACCTCGCTGTGGCTGAGCATGAACCGCAGCTCGTTGGCGCCGGCGCCGCGGTAGACCTGCACGCCGAGGAAACCGTTGGCCAGGAAGGGCGCGTCCTGCCAGCTGGTGGGCAGCTTGCGCCAGAGCATGCGGGCGTCCCGCGCGATGTCGCGGTGCACGTTCTTGGGTCCGAACGCCTCGGCGGAGGGTTCGGCCCACGCGGTGGTCGCGGCGGTGGTCCAGCCAGCGCCGAGAGTCACGAGTCCGGCGGCGGCCGAACCACGGTGTAGGAAACGTCGCCTGGAAAGGGGTGACATGGGGGCGAATCATACGATGTTTACCTGGACTTTGGTGTGATTCGTTTGGGGTATTCCCAGTTCACGGACTTGAACGACACCCCAGTCATCGGATGACTGGAAAAGTTAGGGGTGGGTCGGGCCACGACTAAGGGTTTCTGAGCGCGCATCCTGGCTACGATCCGCTGCATGACTTTGCCTGGCGAGCAGCTCACCCTGGCCGCGGAGTTCCCGCAGCCAGAGCTGGGGCAGTGGCGGGAGCTGGTCGCGGGCGTGCTCCGCAAGTCCGGCGCGACCGAGCTGCCGGAGTTCCCGGAAACCAGGCTCTCCCGCACGACGTACGACGGCATCACCGTCAACCCGCTCTACACCCGCGAGGACGCGGCCGCCGAGACCGGCCTGCCCGGTCTCGCGCCGTACACCAGGGGCAGCAAGCCGGAGGGCGCGGTTCCGGGTGGCTGGGACGTCCGCCAGCGGCACAGCCACCCCGATCCGGCCACCAGCCGCGAGGCGGTGCTGGCGGACCTGGAGAACGGCGTCAGCTCGCTCTGGCTGACCCTCGGCGGGGACGCGCTGCCGATCGAGGCCCTGCCCGGGGTGCTGGACGGGGTGTACCTGGACCTGGCCGCGATCGTGCTGGATGCGGGCCCGGACACCGAGGCCGCGGCCGAGGCGCTGTTCGCGCTGGCCGCCGAGCGCGGGGTGCCCGACGGCGAGCTCTCCGGCAACCTGGGCGCCGACCCGCTCGGCCTGCGCGCCCGCACCGGCGCGGACACCGACCTCGGGGCCGCCGCCGCGCTGGCCGCCAGGGTCGCCGCGAAGTACCCGAGGCTGCGCACATTGACCGTGGACGGCACCGTCTTCCACGACGCGGGCGGCTCGGACGCCGAGGAGCTGGGTGCCTCGCTCGCGGTGGCCACCGCCTACCTGCGCGCGCTGACCGAGGCCGGGCTGGACGTCGACGCCGCCTTCGCGCAGCTGGAGTTCCGCTACGCCGCCACCGCCGACCAGTTCCTCACCATCGCCAAGTTCCGCGCCGCCCGGCGGCTGTGGGCCAGGGTCGGCGAGGTCTGCCAGGCGAGCGCGCCCGCGCAGCGGCAGCACGCGGTGACCTCCTCGGCGATGATGACCGCCCGCGACCCGTGGGTGAACATGCTGCGCACCACGCTGGCCTGCTTCGGCGCGGGCGTGGGCGGCGCGGACTCCGTCACCGTGCAACCCTTCGACGCCTGCCTTGGCCTGCCGGACGACTTCGCCAGGCGGATCGCGCGCAACACCCAGGCGCTGCTGGTGGAGGAGTCGCACGTGGCCAGGGTGATCGACCCGGCTGGCGGTTCCTACTACGTGGAGCGGCTCACCGAGGACCTGGCGCAGGCCGCCTGGGCCTTCTTCACCGAGATCGAACGGGCAGGTGGCTTCGAGGCGGCGCTGGCCGACGGGATGGTCGAGCAGCGGCTGGCGGCCACCCAGGCCAAGCGCGCCAAGCGGATCGCGCACCGCAAGGACGCGATCACCGGGGTCAGCGAGTTCCCGAACCTGACCGAGAAGCTGCCGGTCCGCACGCCCAACCCGGCCCCGCCCACCGGCGGGCTGCCCAGGGTCCGGTACGCCCAGGAGTTCGAGGACCTGCGCACCGCCTCGGACCAGGCCCCGCAGCGACCCACGGTCTTCCTGGCCACGCTGGGCTCGGTGGCTTCCTACACCGCGCGCGCCACCTTCGCCGCGAACCTGTTCCAGGCAGGCGGTATCGCCACCCCGGACAGCGGCCCCGGCGCCGACCCGGCGGCGATCGCGGCCGCGTTCAAGGACAGCGGCGCGAGCGTGGTGTGCCTGTGCGGCAGCGACAAGAGCTACGCCGAGCACGCCGCCCCGGTCGCCGAGGCGCTGAAAGCCGCAGGCGCGCAATGGATCTGGCTGGCGGGCAAGCCCGGGGACCAGGCCGTGGGCATCGACGACTACCTCTTCGCCGGATGCGACGCACTCGGTGTCCTCCGCCGCACGCTCACCGACCTGGGGGTGGCTTTCTGATGCCGCGCAACCTGATCCCCGACTTCGGCCAGGTCGACCTGGGCGTCCCGGCCGCCGCCGCGGACCCGGCGAGCTGGCGCTCCGCGCTCACCGAGGCCACCGGCAAGGACGCCGAGAACCTGGTGTGGGAGACGCCGGAAGGCATCACGGTCAACCCGCTCTACACCGCCGCGGACACCGAGGGCCTGGACTTCCTGGGCACCTACCCGGGTATCGCGCCGTACCTGCGCGGGCCGTACCCGACCATGTACGTCAACCAGCCGTGGACCATCCGCCAGTACGCGGGTTTCTCCACCGCCGCGGAGTCCAACGCCTTCTACCGC from Crossiella sp. CA-258035 harbors:
- the mutA gene encoding methylmalonyl-CoA mutase small subunit, which produces MTLPGEQLTLAAEFPQPELGQWRELVAGVLRKSGATELPEFPETRLSRTTYDGITVNPLYTREDAAAETGLPGLAPYTRGSKPEGAVPGGWDVRQRHSHPDPATSREAVLADLENGVSSLWLTLGGDALPIEALPGVLDGVYLDLAAIVLDAGPDTEAAAEALFALAAERGVPDGELSGNLGADPLGLRARTGADTDLGAAAALAARVAAKYPRLRTLTVDGTVFHDAGGSDAEELGASLAVATAYLRALTEAGLDVDAAFAQLEFRYAATADQFLTIAKFRAARRLWARVGEVCQASAPAQRQHAVTSSAMMTARDPWVNMLRTTLACFGAGVGGADSVTVQPFDACLGLPDDFARRIARNTQALLVEESHVARVIDPAGGSYYVERLTEDLAQAAWAFFTEIERAGGFEAALADGMVEQRLAATQAKRAKRIAHRKDAITGVSEFPNLTEKLPVRTPNPAPPTGGLPRVRYAQEFEDLRTASDQAPQRPTVFLATLGSVASYTARATFAANLFQAGGIATPDSGPGADPAAIAAAFKDSGASVVCLCGSDKSYAEHAAPVAEALKAAGAQWIWLAGKPGDQAVGIDDYLFAGCDALGVLRRTLTDLGVAF
- a CDS encoding AAA family ATPase, with the protein product MTRVLLTGMSGTGKSTTLSALAELGHRVVDTDTDEWSHWVTDAEGEPDWIWREQAITDLLTGHGEGSLFVAGCKTNQVDFYPLFDHVVLLSAPAEVLLARIAARVDNPYGKDPAERAAILANLELVEPLLRESATLEIDTSAPVAEVVRRLVALT
- a CDS encoding glycoside hydrolase family 95-like protein gives rise to the protein MTLGAGWTTAATTAWAEPSAEAFGPKNVHRDIARDARMLWRKLPTSWQDAPFLANGFLGVQVYRGAGANELRFMLSHSEVQDQRPQWEAAVGLSRLPIGYLTLTLAGTVTAVDWQLDLWDAELSGTVTTTAGSLSFRALVHNDRGVLLVSLSPNAGEEAAAWGFTAMPSKTTRQIRIPPDYTANPDPRTGSSAGVSYVEQPLHAGGGYTTAWQEKRIGTRRLLAATVAYGFPQSTSTGDAVTAVRHAQLAGLDPLVFAHRAWWHRFHSRSLVSVPDKWVQRFYWIQLYKMACATRENAPVTSEWGPWFPEGGGSWTAVWWNLNVQITYPFAGIANHPELDAVTQTFRKHHKNLEFSVPPELRDGQTYALAHPGDRTLRSGGPKLGAQIPGNATVGRPGTSTKTDQTGNLIWGLHNVWLSYRHSMDRRIQRDVLYPLLRKALNFYLHFLKPGADGLLHLPLTRSPEFADAVDATYDLSLIRWAARTLLDTTTELRIDDPLAPRWREVLAKLVPYHRNEQGVLIGENVTLHGSHRHFSHMLWFHPLREVNWETGDRDLIRRTYDQWSKDRSAWAGYSYPAAAMMCALMGEADTALGHIRHLLDGNVIGIAKLTPNTMYVEGNNLALESPLSAAESVLHLLLDSGGGVVKVFPAVPSTWREAAIDGLRAQGAFVVDASRRDGATEWVRVHSEAGEPLELEHGIPDEIQVRSELGLPLRWRQTGPGRISVTLRRGQTAVVTRRGHHPDLRPRDVPANAAAPQWGLP